The stretch of DNA TAGAGGGACAATCCGCTGTGCAGCACCCGCAGGTCCCTCCACAGGCTCGGATCGGCAATGACGATGACCCTCTGTTTCCTGGGTTTGCCCCCAGCGGCCAGATCTGCGTCGATGAGGCCGTTTTCAGTTGCATCGTCACTCAACAGCGAGGCGAAAGTATCTTGCCCCAAGGAATTGTCATCAGTCTTGCCCATTGGTAACGCTACTGACAGTGCATAGCACTCAATCAAGAGTGCTGCGGCGAAGATGACGGACATGAGTGACTGTCTCATGGTGAAGATCTTCCAGGAGGTGCAAAGCCTTGGGTTCGTGAAGGACCTTTTTTCCGGAGCTCTTTGCTTCGTTGTTCTGACCCCCGAGATTGTATCATCCTCTTTTATATCATTTTGGACGCGCCGGATTGTGCCACGCTGGATCGTTTCGCATCATAGCTTCTCCTGTTGTGTTCAGGAAATTagttaaaagcattaaaacGCAGTTGGGCAGAAGTCTTGCAGTGTTCAAGAGTGCTGTTTTGGTGGAGAGTTAATTAAAATCATCTCCAACGTGGTGGTTGATATTAGACTCCTGACAATAAAACAGTGGGAAGTCTTTGAGCAGGTGACACCAAGAAAAGCTTTAATCCAAAATGACTACCCTTTAAAACAACAAGGAGGGATTACTCACCCGTGAAGCGCTTTGTCCTGTCAGACACTTGGTGATGAAATCTGTGCTCTCATGGCATTGTTGCAATGATGTCCAATATGACATTTAACCTTGGATtagtgcaacaacaacaaaaag from Etheostoma spectabile isolate EspeVRDwgs_2016 chromosome 16, UIUC_Espe_1.0, whole genome shotgun sequence encodes:
- the pmchl gene encoding pro-melanin-concentrating hormone, like, coding for MRQSLMSVIFAAALLIECYALSVALPMGKTDDNSLGQDTFASLLSDDATENGLIDADLAAGGKPRKQRVIVIADPSLWRDLRVLHSGLSLYKRRADDNSQVIEQRDAGQDLNIPILRRDTMRCMVGRVYRPCWEV